A single region of the Cronobacter condimenti 1330 genome encodes:
- the yacG gene encoding DNA gyrase inhibitor YacG, with amino-acid sequence MSDATTVNCPTCGREIIWGEQSPYRPFCSKRCQLIDLGEWAAEEKRIPSSGDRSDTDGWSEDDNQL; translated from the coding sequence ATGTCAGACGCAACTACCGTTAACTGCCCGACATGTGGCAGAGAAATTATCTGGGGCGAACAGAGCCCGTATCGTCCGTTCTGTTCGAAACGCTGTCAGCTTATCGATCTGGGTGAATGGGCCGCTGAGGAAAAACGTATTCCCAGCAGCGGCGATCGCTCCGACACAGATGGCTGGAGCGAGGACGATAATCAGCTTTAA
- the zapD gene encoding cell division protein ZapD, producing the protein MQTHVLFEHPLNEKMRTWLRIEFLIQQMKALLPVSDHATALHFFRNVGDLLDLFERGDTRTELLKELERQQRKLQNWAEVPGVDIERIETLRQQLKARSAVLMAAPRLGQTLREDRLIAVVRQRLSIPGGCCSFDLPLLHVWLGSPQEERDVQVNSWLATLQPLTHTLDMILDLIRQSAPFRKQTSLNGFYQDNGDDADLLRLQLPQEEALYPQISGHKSRFAIRFMPLDSEHGRVPERFDFELACC; encoded by the coding sequence ATGCAGACTCACGTTCTTTTTGAACATCCCCTGAATGAAAAAATGCGCACCTGGCTGCGTATCGAATTTCTCATCCAGCAAATGAAAGCACTGCTGCCAGTCAGCGATCATGCGACAGCGCTGCACTTCTTTCGTAACGTGGGCGATCTGCTGGATCTTTTTGAACGCGGCGATACCCGCACTGAATTGCTGAAAGAACTGGAACGTCAGCAGCGTAAATTGCAAAACTGGGCTGAAGTGCCAGGCGTAGATATTGAGCGTATTGAGACGTTACGCCAGCAACTGAAAGCACGCAGCGCCGTATTGATGGCAGCACCTCGTCTGGGCCAAACTCTTCGTGAGGATCGCCTGATAGCCGTTGTGCGCCAGCGCCTGAGTATTCCAGGTGGTTGTTGCAGCTTCGATTTACCGCTGTTGCACGTCTGGCTCGGCTCACCGCAGGAAGAACGTGACGTCCAGGTCAACAGCTGGCTCGCCACGCTGCAACCCCTCACGCATACGCTGGATATGATTCTGGATTTAATCCGCCAGTCAGCGCCGTTTCGTAAGCAAACCAGCCTGAACGGATTTTATCAGGATAACGGCGACGATGCCGATCTTCTGCGCCTGCAACTTCCGCAGGAAGAAGCGCTTTACCCACAGATTTCCGGCCATAAAAGCCGCTTCGCGATCCGCTTCATGCCGCTCGACAGCGAGCATGGCCGCGTACCGGAACGGTTCGATTTTGAACTGGCCTGCTGTTAA
- the gspE gene encoding type II secretion system protein GspE — protein sequence MPLEYLHTLCQRYNALVLNIDDATVHIAVAGEPSTELMDALRFSTHRHIDIECWSAERLEKERQLASAPSQPAVQDEGASVVQLIDQTLQQALQRRASDIHFEPAEAHYQIRFRIDGVLHALPPLSAGLASAMTARLKVLGNLDIAERRLPQDGQFSIELAGRAVSFRISTLLCRCGEKVVLRLLQQTDQPLEVQALGLSQAQQTLFCQALQRPQGLILVTGPTGSGKTVTLYTALSTLNDPQVNICSVEDPVEIPVTGLNQTPVLPKAGLTFQAVLRALLRQDPDVIMIGEIRDLETAEIAVKAAQTGHLVLSTLHTNSTTETLVRLEQMGLPRWMLASALELVIAQRLVRKLCPYCRVFSQEPVTLPASLWTRPIYPYKACGCERCYGGYYGRIALFELLSINAALRQSVASGAPLDEIALQARAQGMTTLFEHGLQAVEAGLTTLEELYRVSGAPHG from the coding sequence ATGCCACTTGAATATTTACACACGTTATGCCAGCGCTATAACGCGCTGGTATTGAATATTGACGACGCCACGGTGCATATCGCCGTGGCTGGCGAACCCAGCACTGAACTAATGGACGCGCTACGTTTTTCGACCCATCGGCACATTGATATTGAATGCTGGAGTGCCGAGCGTCTGGAAAAAGAGCGGCAACTTGCCTCAGCGCCCTCACAACCGGCGGTGCAGGATGAGGGTGCATCCGTCGTCCAGTTGATTGATCAAACCCTGCAACAGGCGCTGCAACGCCGTGCGTCCGATATACACTTTGAACCAGCGGAAGCGCATTACCAGATTCGGTTTCGTATTGATGGCGTTTTACACGCGCTCCCGCCGCTGTCTGCGGGCCTCGCAAGTGCGATGACTGCGCGCCTGAAGGTTCTGGGGAACCTTGATATCGCGGAACGCAGATTACCGCAGGACGGGCAGTTTAGTATTGAACTCGCAGGACGGGCCGTCTCTTTTCGTATCTCCACCCTGCTCTGCCGCTGTGGAGAAAAAGTGGTACTGCGCTTGCTGCAACAGACGGATCAGCCACTTGAAGTTCAGGCGTTGGGCCTTTCGCAGGCGCAGCAAACGCTTTTTTGCCAGGCGTTGCAGCGCCCGCAGGGGTTAATTTTGGTGACAGGCCCCACCGGAAGCGGCAAAACCGTCACACTTTACACCGCGCTCAGCACCCTTAACGATCCGCAAGTCAACATCTGTAGCGTTGAAGATCCGGTAGAGATCCCCGTCACGGGGCTTAACCAGACGCCAGTGCTACCTAAAGCGGGGCTCACCTTTCAGGCGGTATTGCGCGCGCTGTTACGCCAGGATCCTGATGTCATCATGATTGGTGAAATTCGCGACCTCGAAACCGCAGAAATTGCCGTGAAGGCGGCGCAAACCGGGCATCTTGTTCTCTCCACATTACATACGAATTCAACGACAGAAACTCTGGTAAGGCTTGAACAGATGGGATTGCCGCGCTGGATGCTCGCCTCGGCACTGGAGCTCGTTATCGCGCAGCGCCTGGTAAGAAAACTGTGCCCTTACTGTCGGGTGTTTTCACAGGAGCCAGTCACGCTGCCAGCGTCACTCTGGACTCGCCCGATCTATCCTTACAAAGCCTGCGGATGCGAGCGCTGTTATGGCGGTTACTACGGACGCATTGCGCTTTTTGAACTGCTTAGTATCAATGCAGCGCTACGTCAGTCTGTCGCAAGCGGCGCACCGCTTGATGAAATCGCTTTGCAAGCGCGCGCGCAGGGTATGACAACACTCTTTGAGCATGGTTTGCAGGCAGTAGAAGCAGGTCTTACCACGCTTGAAGAGCTTTATCGCGTATCAGGGGCGCCGCATGGATAA
- the ampE gene encoding beta-lactamase regulator AmpE: MTLFTLLLVLIAERLFKLGEHWQLDHRLEPLFRRVRRFSLFYTLGMTALAMLVVFLCLQALEGWFFNVPLLVFWIVVGVLCIGAGGVRRHYHAYLKAAGQNDGHARENMAYELTLIHGVPPGCDEREYLRELQNGLLWINYRFYLAPMFWFVVGGMWGPVTLTGYAFLRAWQSWVARHHTPHQRLLSGIDAVLHILDWVPVRLAGVVYALVGHGEKALPAWFASLLDRYTSQYQVLTGLAQFALARESHVDKVETPKAAVSMAKKATLVIVVVVAVLTIYGTLM, encoded by the coding sequence ATGACGCTTTTTACCCTGCTGCTGGTACTTATCGCTGAACGGCTTTTCAAACTGGGCGAACACTGGCAACTGGATCATCGCCTCGAACCGCTGTTTCGCCGCGTGCGCCGCTTCTCTCTGTTCTACACGCTTGGCATGACGGCGCTCGCCATGCTGGTCGTTTTCTTATGCCTGCAGGCGCTGGAAGGCTGGTTCTTCAATGTCCCGCTACTCGTTTTCTGGATTGTTGTTGGTGTGCTGTGTATTGGCGCAGGCGGCGTACGTCGGCACTATCACGCCTACCTTAAAGCGGCAGGTCAAAATGACGGTCACGCGCGTGAAAATATGGCTTATGAGCTGACGCTTATCCATGGCGTACCGCCAGGTTGCGATGAGCGAGAGTATCTGCGGGAGCTGCAAAACGGTCTGTTGTGGATTAACTATCGTTTTTATCTGGCGCCGATGTTCTGGTTTGTTGTCGGGGGCATGTGGGGCCCGGTCACCCTGACAGGCTATGCATTTTTGCGCGCCTGGCAGAGCTGGGTGGCCCGTCACCATACGCCGCATCAGCGCCTGCTTTCAGGCATTGATGCCGTATTGCATATCCTGGACTGGGTGCCAGTACGTCTGGCGGGTGTGGTGTATGCGCTGGTCGGGCATGGCGAAAAAGCGCTCCCTGCGTGGTTCGCTTCACTGCTTGACCGTTATACCTCACAGTATCAGGTGCTGACGGGTCTTGCGCAGTTTGCGCTGGCGCGCGAATCGCACGTTGATAAAGTTGAAACGCCAAAAGCGGCAGTATCAATGGCGAAAAAGGCGACGCTAGTGATTGTGGTAGTGGTGGCAGTATTAACGATTTACGGCACGCTCATGTGA
- the mutT gene encoding 8-oxo-dGTP diphosphatase MutT: protein MKKLQIAVGIVRNAQGEIFITQRAADAHMANKWEFPGGKIEAGETPEAALCRELQEETGVTVTSATLFETLEYAFPDRHISLWFFLVEDWQGEPWGKEGQPGRWVHQQALEADAFPPANEPVIAKLRAQS, encoded by the coding sequence ATGAAAAAATTGCAAATCGCAGTCGGCATTGTGCGTAATGCGCAGGGCGAAATTTTCATTACGCAGCGCGCCGCCGATGCGCATATGGCGAATAAATGGGAGTTTCCTGGCGGTAAAATCGAAGCAGGCGAAACGCCGGAGGCCGCGTTATGTCGTGAGTTGCAGGAAGAGACAGGGGTTACCGTTACTTCTGCCACATTGTTTGAAACCCTGGAATATGCGTTTCCGGATCGTCATATCAGTCTGTGGTTTTTCCTGGTAGAAGACTGGCAAGGGGAACCGTGGGGGAAAGAAGGGCAACCGGGGCGCTGGGTTCATCAGCAGGCTCTGGAGGCGGACGCCTTTCCGCCTGCCAATGAGCCTGTGATTGCGAAACTTCGTGCGCAGTCTTAA
- a CDS encoding glycoside hydrolase family 43 protein, with translation MNTSPWPNPLIEQRADPFILHHQGQYYFIASVPEYDRLEIRRAPSIESLRQAAPVVVWRKPDTGPMSELIWAPELHHINGKWYIYFAAAPTRELKDKMFQHRMYVLECPDADPLTGTWVEKGQIQTPYDTFSLDATTFEHQGKLWYLWAQHAPDIPGNSNLYLCEMENPWTLKGDPVMLSKPELEWECRGFLVNEGPAVVKHGERLFVAYSASATDENYCMGLLWIDQAADMRDPRNWHKLPQPVFTTSYENRQYGPGHNSFTTTPDGQDVLVYHARNYTEIEGDPLWDPNRHTRVKLVTWDDDGMPQFGVPPADHP, from the coding sequence ATGAATACTTCTCCCTGGCCGAATCCGCTGATTGAACAGCGTGCCGACCCGTTTATTTTGCACCATCAGGGCCAGTACTACTTTATCGCCTCAGTACCGGAATATGACAGGCTCGAGATCCGCCGCGCGCCATCCATTGAGTCCCTGCGCCAGGCGGCCCCTGTCGTGGTCTGGCGTAAGCCAGATACCGGGCCAATGAGCGAGCTGATCTGGGCGCCGGAACTGCATCATATTAATGGCAAATGGTATATCTACTTCGCCGCCGCCCCGACGCGTGAATTAAAAGACAAGATGTTCCAGCATCGTATGTATGTGCTGGAGTGCCCGGACGCCGATCCGCTCACCGGCACATGGGTAGAGAAAGGCCAAATCCAGACGCCGTATGACACCTTCTCGCTGGACGCAACAACCTTCGAGCACCAGGGCAAACTCTGGTATCTGTGGGCACAACACGCACCGGACATTCCGGGCAACTCCAACTTGTATTTGTGCGAGATGGAAAATCCATGGACGCTGAAAGGCGATCCTGTGATGTTGAGTAAACCGGAGCTGGAGTGGGAATGTCGGGGCTTTTTAGTAAACGAAGGTCCGGCGGTGGTGAAACATGGCGAGCGTCTGTTCGTCGCTTACTCGGCCAGCGCAACAGATGAAAACTACTGTATGGGGCTGCTCTGGATAGATCAGGCTGCAGATATGCGCGATCCGCGCAACTGGCATAAATTACCGCAGCCAGTGTTCACGACCAGTTATGAAAACCGTCAGTATGGACCAGGCCACAACAGCTTTACGACAACGCCGGACGGCCAGGACGTGCTGGTTTACCATGCGCGTAACTATACTGAAATTGAAGGCGATCCGCTGTGGGATCCAAACCGCCATACCCGCGTGAAGCTGGTCACCTGGGATGACGACGGCATGCCGCAGTTTGGCGTTCCACCCGCCGACCACCCCTGA
- the coaE gene encoding dephospho-CoA kinase (Dephospho-CoA kinase (CoaE) performs the final step in coenzyme A biosynthesis.) — MVYTVALTGGIGSGKSTVADAFARLGVTVVDADIIARQVVEPGTPGLDAIITRFGQTICHHDGTLNRRALREIIFASPQEKAWLNGLLHPLIHQRTEAELARAGSAYALWVVPLLLENQLQTKANRVLVVDVAPETQIQRTMARDRVSRQHAEQILSAQVTREARLAIADDVIDNNGSPETLADDVARLHQRYLQLAAQAVPQENT, encoded by the coding sequence ATGGTTTATACGGTAGCACTGACCGGCGGTATAGGAAGCGGCAAAAGTACCGTTGCCGACGCCTTTGCCCGTCTCGGAGTTACTGTGGTGGATGCGGATATCATCGCGCGTCAGGTCGTCGAACCTGGCACTCCCGGCTTAGACGCTATTATTACCCGCTTTGGTCAGACGATTTGTCATCACGACGGTACATTAAATCGCCGCGCGCTACGTGAAATCATCTTTGCAAGCCCGCAGGAAAAAGCCTGGTTGAACGGGCTTTTGCATCCACTCATTCATCAGCGTACAGAGGCTGAGTTAGCGCGTGCCGGTTCAGCATATGCGCTGTGGGTCGTCCCGTTGCTGCTTGAAAATCAGTTACAGACTAAAGCTAACCGCGTGCTGGTCGTGGATGTCGCGCCAGAAACCCAGATCCAGCGCACCATGGCGCGCGATCGGGTGTCACGTCAGCATGCCGAGCAAATTCTCAGCGCGCAGGTCACCCGAGAAGCGCGATTAGCTATCGCTGATGACGTCATAGATAATAACGGCTCGCCGGAAACCTTAGCTGACGATGTGGCGCGTCTGCATCAACGCTATTTGCAACTGGCAGCGCAAGCTGTACCACAGGAAAACACGTAA
- the ppdD gene encoding prepilin peptidase-dependent pilin: MNRQSGFTLIELMVVIGIIAILSAIGVPAYQNYLRKAALTDMLQTVTPYRTAIELCVIDRGGLSSCDASSNGIPAPKTTRYVSEMTVAQGVISVTGQDSLNGLSVTLTPQWNTANGMEGWKRTCATSDTALQQACEDVFRSTLP; the protein is encoded by the coding sequence ATGAACAGACAGAGCGGCTTTACGTTGATCGAATTGATGGTCGTGATTGGCATCATCGCCATTCTTAGCGCTATCGGCGTGCCGGCATACCAGAACTATCTGCGAAAAGCGGCGCTTACGGATATGTTGCAAACCGTCACACCCTATCGTACGGCGATTGAATTGTGCGTTATCGATCGCGGTGGGCTTAGCAGTTGCGATGCGAGCTCCAATGGGATCCCTGCGCCCAAGACGACACGCTATGTCAGTGAGATGACCGTTGCGCAAGGTGTTATCAGCGTCACCGGCCAGGATAGTCTTAATGGGTTGTCGGTCACGCTGACGCCACAATGGAACACAGCTAACGGTATGGAAGGCTGGAAGCGAACTTGTGCTACCAGCGACACCGCACTTCAGCAGGCCTGCGAAGATGTCTTTCGTAGCACGCTTCCTTAA
- the hofC gene encoding protein transport protein HofC has protein sequence MDNQLWRWRGVNKEGAGCTGMLWAQDKVNASLQLLDSDIHPLSLKRASVNKRHWNSEHKILVIRQLAALLQAGVSLTQGLTMLASQHPVAQWQALLGQLAKQLGRGVAFSETLRQWTDIFPPLYISLMQTGELTGKLDVCCQQLAQQQEDQQRLRKQVIKALRYPAFIFAVALLLTLGMTCFVLPQFTAIYRSFNTPLPLITRAVIAFSEGLMKYAVWWLCVMLLVVMVIIRLRRRPQWQLQEAAWLLKLPLFGPLIRGQQLSQIYTVLSLMQRAGIPLLQSLSSVEETLASPLWRQAVSRVKTCISGGLPLWKALEREWVFTALCIQLIRTGEETGALDMMLEKLAGWHLEQTSERAQTLAATLEPLMMIAIGLIVGTLVVAMYLPIFRLGDAMSGMN, from the coding sequence ATGGATAATCAGCTATGGCGCTGGCGTGGCGTGAATAAAGAAGGCGCAGGCTGTACAGGGATGCTCTGGGCCCAAGATAAGGTAAACGCATCCCTGCAATTACTCGATAGTGACATTCATCCGCTATCGCTTAAACGCGCCAGCGTTAATAAACGCCACTGGAATAGTGAGCATAAAATTCTGGTGATCCGTCAGTTGGCTGCACTACTTCAGGCAGGTGTCAGCCTGACGCAGGGTCTCACGATGCTGGCAAGCCAGCATCCGGTTGCACAGTGGCAGGCTCTACTTGGTCAACTGGCAAAGCAACTGGGGCGTGGTGTCGCGTTTTCGGAGACGTTGCGCCAGTGGACGGATATCTTCCCACCGCTATATATCTCACTCATGCAAACCGGTGAGCTGACCGGAAAGCTGGACGTATGCTGCCAGCAACTGGCGCAGCAGCAGGAAGATCAACAAAGGCTGCGTAAGCAGGTGATTAAGGCGCTGCGTTATCCGGCTTTTATTTTTGCCGTTGCCCTGCTGCTGACGCTCGGAATGACCTGCTTTGTTCTGCCGCAGTTCACCGCTATCTATCGTTCCTTTAATACACCGTTGCCACTGATAACACGTGCTGTCATCGCGTTTTCAGAAGGACTGATGAAATACGCCGTCTGGTGGCTCTGCGTGATGCTGTTGGTAGTGATGGTTATCATCCGCTTACGTCGCAGGCCACAATGGCAGCTTCAGGAGGCTGCATGGTTACTGAAACTTCCATTATTCGGGCCACTTATTCGTGGTCAGCAGCTAAGCCAGATTTATACTGTGCTTTCATTAATGCAGCGCGCCGGTATTCCTTTACTACAAAGTCTGAGTAGCGTTGAGGAGACGCTGGCCTCGCCTTTATGGCGTCAGGCGGTCAGCCGCGTGAAAACCTGCATCTCTGGAGGCTTGCCGTTATGGAAAGCGCTGGAGCGGGAATGGGTATTCACTGCGCTTTGCATTCAACTGATTCGGACTGGGGAAGAAACCGGTGCGCTGGATATGATGCTCGAAAAATTAGCTGGATGGCATCTGGAACAAACCTCCGAGCGCGCCCAGACGCTAGCCGCCACGCTGGAGCCACTCATGATGATAGCGATCGGTTTGATTGTCGGCACGCTGGTGGTGGCAATGTATCTGCCAATTTTCAGGCTGGGAGATGCGATGAGCGGGATGAATTAA
- the ampD gene encoding 1,6-anhydro-N-acetylmuramyl-L-alanine amidase AmpD, translated as MQVKDGWLVDARHAPSPHHDDRPGDDAPSLLVVHNISLPPGEFGGPWIDALFAGTLDPHAHPYFADIAHLRVSAHCLIRRDGEIVQYVPFNKRAWHAGVSSYQGRERCNDFSVGIELEGTDTQAYTDAQYRQLAGVTRALLAMYPAMKGHMTGHSDIAPERKTDPGPAFDWLRFRALVADPSDKEMR; from the coding sequence ATGCAGGTGAAAGATGGCTGGCTGGTGGATGCCCGACACGCACCCTCGCCGCATCACGATGATCGGCCCGGGGATGACGCGCCTTCATTACTGGTGGTGCACAATATTAGCCTGCCGCCTGGAGAGTTTGGCGGCCCATGGATCGATGCGCTGTTTGCCGGTACGCTCGATCCACATGCGCATCCGTATTTCGCTGATATTGCTCATCTGCGTGTGTCGGCGCACTGCCTCATTCGTCGCGACGGTGAAATTGTGCAGTATGTGCCTTTTAATAAACGCGCCTGGCATGCTGGCGTATCCTCCTATCAAGGGCGTGAGCGTTGTAACGATTTCTCTGTCGGCATTGAGCTTGAAGGTACCGATACGCAGGCCTACACCGATGCGCAATATCGTCAACTGGCTGGCGTGACGCGTGCATTGTTGGCAATGTATCCGGCAATGAAAGGCCATATGACCGGACACAGCGATATCGCGCCCGAACGCAAAACCGATCCAGGTCCGGCCTTTGACTGGCTGCGCTTTCGTGCGCTGGTGGCTGACCCGTCTGATAAGGAGATGAGATGA
- a CDS encoding GMP reductase, whose product MRIEEDLKLGFKDVLIRPKRSTLKSRSDVELERQFTFKHSRVQWSGVPIIAANMDTVGTFGMAKALAAFDILTAVHKHYSVQDWNAFTQSVSPDVLKHIMVSTGTSDADFEKTKEILALSSSLQFICIDVANGYSEHFVKFVAKARAAWPDKTIIAGNVVTGEMCEELILAGADIVKVGIGPGSVCTTRVKTGVGYPQLSAVIECADAAHGLGGQIISDGGCTVPGDVAKAFGGGADFVMLGGMLAGHDESGGTVVEQNGEKFMLFYGMSSESAMNRHVGGVAQYRAAEGKTVKLKLRGPVEDTARDILGGLRSACTYVGASRLKELTKRTTFIRVQEQENRVFNSL is encoded by the coding sequence ATGCGTATTGAAGAAGATCTGAAGTTAGGTTTCAAAGACGTTCTTATCCGCCCGAAACGTTCTACCCTCAAAAGTCGCTCTGATGTTGAACTTGAGCGTCAGTTCACCTTTAAGCACTCCCGCGTTCAATGGTCTGGTGTTCCGATCATTGCGGCCAATATGGACACCGTTGGCACGTTCGGTATGGCGAAGGCGCTGGCGGCTTTCGATATCCTGACGGCTGTTCATAAGCACTACAGCGTGCAGGACTGGAATGCGTTTACACAGTCAGTGTCGCCCGACGTGCTGAAGCACATCATGGTATCGACCGGCACCTCTGACGCTGATTTTGAAAAAACGAAAGAAATTCTTGCCCTGTCATCATCGCTTCAGTTTATCTGCATCGACGTTGCCAACGGCTACTCAGAGCATTTCGTGAAATTTGTTGCCAAAGCTCGCGCCGCCTGGCCTGATAAAACCATTATTGCGGGTAACGTCGTGACCGGTGAAATGTGCGAAGAGCTGATCCTTGCAGGTGCTGATATCGTGAAAGTCGGCATTGGCCCGGGTTCAGTCTGTACAACACGAGTTAAGACCGGCGTTGGCTATCCGCAGTTGTCCGCTGTGATTGAATGTGCTGATGCGGCGCATGGCCTTGGCGGACAAATAATCAGCGATGGCGGTTGCACGGTTCCGGGTGACGTAGCGAAAGCCTTTGGTGGCGGGGCAGATTTCGTCATGCTGGGCGGTATGCTGGCAGGCCATGACGAAAGCGGCGGCACAGTGGTTGAGCAGAACGGTGAAAAATTTATGCTCTTCTACGGGATGAGTTCTGAATCAGCCATGAACCGCCATGTTGGCGGCGTCGCGCAGTACCGTGCCGCAGAAGGGAAAACTGTCAAGCTTAAGCTTCGCGGCCCGGTTGAAGACACTGCTCGCGACATTCTGGGCGGCCTGCGTTCCGCCTGTACATATGTCGGCGCCTCCCGTCTGAAGGAGCTCACCAAGCGCACCACGTTTATTCGTGTGCAGGAACAAGAAAACCGGGTTTTCAACAGTCTCTGA
- the nadC gene encoding carboxylating nicotinate-nucleotide diphosphorylase: MPPRRYNPDHRRDMLLERIALDIPVTVAQALREDLGGETDASRDITAQLLPSDSRSHAVVITREAGVFCGKRWVDEVFIQLGGDVSVTWHVDDGDTVQPDQPLFELEGPSRVLLTGERTALNFVQTLSGVASEVRRYVALLEGTHTQLLDTRKTVPGLRSALKYAVLCGGGANHRLGLFDAFLIKENHIIASGSVRQAVEKAFWLHPDVPVEVEVESLDELDEALKSGADIIMLDNFSVEEMREAVKRTAGKARLEVSGNVTLETLPAFAKTGVDFISVGALTKHIRALDLSMRFR, translated from the coding sequence ATGCCGCCTCGCCGTTACAATCCGGACCATCGACGTGACATGTTACTGGAACGTATCGCCCTGGATATCCCTGTCACCGTGGCTCAGGCCCTGCGTGAAGATCTCGGCGGAGAAACCGATGCCAGCCGCGATATTACTGCGCAGTTGTTACCGTCAGACAGTCGCTCGCATGCGGTCGTCATCACCCGTGAAGCCGGGGTGTTCTGCGGAAAACGCTGGGTCGACGAAGTGTTTATCCAGCTTGGCGGCGATGTCAGCGTGACCTGGCATGTGGATGACGGCGACACCGTACAGCCTGACCAGCCGCTTTTTGAGCTTGAGGGCCCCTCCCGCGTGTTGCTGACCGGTGAGCGCACGGCGCTGAACTTCGTTCAGACGCTGTCTGGCGTAGCAAGTGAAGTACGCCGCTATGTGGCATTGCTTGAAGGCACGCATACGCAACTGCTTGATACCCGTAAAACCGTACCAGGCCTGCGCAGCGCACTGAAATATGCGGTGCTCTGCGGTGGTGGCGCGAACCATCGCCTGGGGCTTTTCGATGCGTTTCTTATTAAAGAAAACCATATCATCGCTTCCGGCTCGGTGCGTCAGGCTGTAGAAAAGGCCTTCTGGCTGCATCCTGATGTGCCGGTTGAGGTCGAAGTGGAGTCGCTTGATGAACTGGACGAGGCGCTGAAATCGGGAGCCGATATCATCATGCTCGATAACTTTAGTGTCGAAGAGATGCGAGAGGCCGTCAAACGCACAGCGGGCAAGGCGCGGCTGGAAGTTTCCGGCAACGTGACGCTTGAAACGCTGCCAGCATTCGCCAAAACCGGCGTCGACTTCATCTCTGTCGGGGCATTGACTAAACATATTCGCGCGCTAGACCTCTCCATGCGTTTTCGCTAA